Genomic segment of Vibrio celticus:
CATGGATACACTAGCGATCAACACCAAAGCGTGTGAAGTGCTATTCCCAGAAGCTCAAGATATGGCGTTCCTTGCTCAATTCGCTTATGCAGAAGGTAAAGCGGTTGCAGCAGAAGAGTCTGAGCCAGTTTATCTTCGTGACAAAGTGACTTGGAAGAAACTGCCAGGTCGCGAATAATTTTTACAAGGTTCTGATGCAAATTAGGTCTAAATGCGTATTATTTAGATTTGAGAGGGCAGATATTTAGTCATGGTATCAATTAACAACTTACCTCCTTCTTCGATAGGCAGCACGTCTAAGCCGAATCGAATTAAAAAGAAGGAGCAGGCAAAAAAATCTGATGCCAGCACTGCGGTTGGGCAACCGACTAAGGTGGCTAATGCTGTTTCTCATTCTATTCGTCAAGTTAAAGAGTCTGAACTGCACAAGGCTCAAATCCAGTATGATCTTCCAGAAGGCCGAGGACGTAAGGCTATGGAAGAGTATATGGATGTAATGAATCAGGCGAAGAAAGAAGAACTTGCAAAGCTTATCGGTGTCGACATCTACATCTAGAGCTTCTTATTAATGCCTGTTTAAGGACCAGAACCATGTCAAATTATCTCTCTAAATTACGCTTAATAGCCTTTTCTATTGGTGTCTTGATACTTGCCGGGTGTTCATCACTTCCTAGCGAGCTTGAAGCAAAATCAGAGCCTGTGATTAGCAATTACCAACAATGGGTCGACCAACTACCGGATGCGAAAAGTGTTCGATTAGGTGGCGTTATCTCTAAAGTGACCAACTTGAAAGACAGGACTCGAATCGAAGTCGCTAATATGCCGATTTCGAGTAGCGGTAAGCCAGATCTGGACGCAGAGCCAAGCGGACGTTTTGTTGGTTATATTGAAGGGTATGTTGAGCCTCTAAGTTTTGCAGAAGGCCGTCTGATTACACTGGTTGGTCAGTCAAGCGGAAGTGAAGATGGAAAAATAGGGGAATACCCTTACACCTTCCCTGTAATGAAAGTGGACAATCAACGACTGTGGAACATAACTGAGCGCGTGGTTGTTAACGATTTTGCACCGACCTACTACTCGTGCAGAAGTTTACATTGTCGCAGTTTTCAAACGATGCCAAGACAAGGTCGAGTGATACAAGACGTAGAGTAATTAACTTGATTCGACGTTGATTGCGCAAACAGATGGAACTACATGTTTGATGATTGAAAAGTCATACTCCCTCGCGAGCGGGACGCTTGCAACACAACAGATTGGCAACCCACAAACGACCGCAGCGACGGTCGTTTTTATTCATGGGTGGTTGGATAATTCGTCCAGCTTTAATCAGGTTATGCAGCAAGTCGCCAAGTTTGCGCCCAATGCTCACCTTGTCGCTATCGATCTCTTCGGACACGGCTTCTCGTCGCACAAATCGGGAAGTTACTACCCATTTCATGATTATATTGATGACTTGCATCAGTTGGTGACTAAATTATCGCCAAACAGACTGGTACTGGTAGGACATTCACTTGGTGCATTGATAGCAAGTTGCTATAGTGCCGCCTTTCCTGAAAAGGTGTCAGGATTAATTCAAATTGAAGGTCACGGACCTCTTTCTGAAGCTCCCCACGAAACAGTCTCTCGCTTGAGGGATGGGGTACTCAGTCGTCTTCGACAGCGAAGAAAGCCTTCACGTCCTCTGGCAAGCCTTGAGGATGCTATTAAGCTGAGAGCTCACGCCAACCAAATTAATGCTGAATTAATCGCTCCTATTGTTGAGCGAGGTATTGTCGAGTTCGAGAACTCTTGGCAATGGCGATGCGACCCTAATCTAAAATGTGACTCGTTATATCGAATGTCACAGGCGCACGCTGAAGCGATTATGGTGGCTATTGAATGCCCTCAATTAATAATCCTAGGGAATGATGGATTCCGACATTTGCAGCATAATCGCTACAAATCAGTGCATAGTCCTCTGCATATAGAGACTGTTCCTGGCGGACATCATTGTCATTTAGAGAGCCCAGAGCTAGTTTCAGAGCTAATTCTTGGTGTAGTTAACAAAATTTAAACAAGTGTTTGAGCCTTTTAGTGCTCATGCACTAAAGCTGTGCTGTAATACCGCAATGATAAAAAGCGGCGAAGCAGTCGCCAGCTGATAAACGAGGAGTAACATCGTGGATAAACCTTGGCTTTCACGTTATCCAAGTGACGTACCAGAAACGATCAACCCAGATCAGTACCCATCTCTTGTAGAAATGTTTGAACAGTCGGTACAGAAGTACGCGGACCAACCTGCATTCGAGAACATGGGCTCGATTATGACATTCCGTAAGCTTGAAGAGCGCAGCCGTGCTTTTGCTGCTTACCTGCAGAATGACTTGAAACTGAAGAAGGGCGATCGCGTCGCGCTAATGATGCCAAACCTACTGCAATACCCGATTGCACTATTTGGTGTATTGCGTGCCGGTATGATTGCAGTGAACGTCAACCCACTGTACACACCTCGTGAGCTTGAACATCAACTGAACGATTCTGGTGCAAAGGCGATTGTTATCGTATCTAACTTTGCGAGCACGCTAGAGAAAGTCGTTGATAACACGCCGGTTAAACACGTAGTTCTAACTAGCCTAGGGCAAATGCTGCCACGCGCGAAAGGGACAATTGTCGACTTCGTAGTGAAATACGTAAAAGGCATGGTACCTAAGTATGATCTGCCGGGTGCTATCTCATTCAGAAAAGCGCTGCACAAAGGTCGTCGTCTTCAATATGTGAAGCCGTTCATGGCGGGTGATGACATCGCGTTTCTACAGTACACAGGTGGTACTACGGGTGTAGCGAAGGGCGCAATCCTAACGCACCGCAATATGATTGCGAACGTACTGCAAGCGAAAGGGGCTTACGGTCCTGTTCTGCAAGAAGGTCGCGAGTTGGTTGTAACGGCATTGCCGCTTTACCACGTATTTGCACTGACGGTGAACTGCTTACTGTTTGTTGAGATGGGTGGTCGTAACCTTCTAATCACTAACCCTCGTGACATTCCTGGCTTTATTAAAGAGCTACAAAAGGTTCCGTTTACTGCGATTACCGGTGTAAACACACTGTTTAATGCACTAGTTAATAACGAAGATTTCCACGAGTTGGATTTCAGTAACCTACGCCTATCTGTTGGCGGCGGCATGGCGGTTCAACGCGCTGTTGCTGAGCAATGGAAGAAAGCGACAGGCATTCACCTATTGGAAGGCTATGGCTTAACCGAGTGTTCTCCATTGGTAACAGGTAACCCATACGACCTTAAAGACTACACAGGTGCTATTGGCCTACCTGTACCATCGACAGAAGTTCGTATTATTGATGACGAAGGCAAGGTTATTGCTAATGACCAAGTAGGCGAACTACAAGTTCGTGGCCCTCAAGTGATGCAAGGCTACTGGCAGCGCCCTGAAGCGACTAAAGATGTGATCGATCAAGACGGTTGGTTATCGACAGGTGACATCGTTAAGTTTGATGACGAAGGCTTGTTGTACATCGTAGACCGTAAGAAAGACATGATTCTTGTATCAGGCTTCAACGTCTACCCGAACGAGATTGAAGACGTAGTGGCTCTGCACGGTAAAGTGCTAGAAGTAGCAGCTATCGGCCAGCCTCATGAAGTGTCTGGTGAGTTAGTTAAGATTTACGTGGTTAAGCGTGACCCTAGCCTGACTAAAGAAGACATTATCGCGCACTGTCGTGAGCACCTAACGGGTTACAAGATCCCTAAATTAGTCGAGTTCAGAGATGATCTTCCAAAGACTAACGTAGGTAAGATCTTACGCCGCGTACTGCGTGAAGAAAACGATGCAGAACTTGCGAAACGCGCTAGCGAATAATTAGCCCGTTTACGAGAAAGCACTGCACCATAACCATAGAGGCGCTTAATCTAAGCGAGCGCTGAAAAATGGTGTTAGAATGCCGACAGTTAATGTCGGCATTTTTGTATCCGGCGATCAAATAGAAACCTGTGAGAGTTTTTGTGGATTATCAAATCATTACCCAATTGAAAGACCTTGAGCGAGTTTGCCAACAAGCACGTGAAGCCGATGTCGTTATGCTTGATACGGAGTTTGTTCGTACAAGAACCTATTACCCTCAATTAGGCTTAATTCAGTTATTTGATGGTGAAACGCTGTCACTGATTGACCCTATTGCTCTTGGTGAAATGACACCATTTGTTGGATTGTTGAAAGACGCTTCTGTTCTGAAAGTGCTGCATGCTTGCGGTGAAGATTTGGAAGTGTTCCAAAACGCATTTGGCTGCACACCAACCCCAATGGTTGATACACAGATCATGGCAGCTTTCTTAGGTCATGGTTTATCAACGGGCTTTGCTGCTCTGGTTTCAGAGTTTGTTGGTGTTGATCTCGATAAGAGTGAATCGCGCACTGATTGGCTGGCGCGTCCGCTTTCTCAAAAGCAATTGGACTACGCAGCGGCAGATGTGCATTACCTAATGCCAATGTACAACAAGCTTCTAGAAAAAGTGATGGAAGCTGGCTGGTGGGAAGCGGCTCAGCAAGAGTCTGATTTACAAGTTGCCAAACGTATCCGTAAAGTAAACCCAGACACTGCCTACCTTGATATTAAAGGGGCGTGGCAGCTTAAACCTAAGCAGCTAGCGATCTTACGACCTTTAGCAACTTGGCGTTTAAAAGAAGCAATCAAGCGCGATTTGGCGCTGAACTTTGTCTTCAAAGAACAAGACTTATGGGCTGTGGCGCGTTTTGCGATGAAAGATCCTAAGCACATGGAGCAAGAAGGTTTCGATTACCGCTCTGTGCGTCGCCATGGTGCGAAGATCAGCTCAATTGTTAAGTTAGCTGAACATACACCAGAAGAAGAGTACCCAGCACCAGTAGAACGTCTAATGGACTTCCCTGGCTACAAGCAACTTTTCAAAGTGTTGAAAGATGAAGTTAAAACGGCATCACAGCACAGCGGTTTAGCGACGGAATTCTTGGCATCTAAAAAGCAACTTAACCAAGTGTTAAGCTGGGTGTGGAAGCACGATCGTAACCCAGAGAAGCTGCCTGATGTTATGCAAGGCTGGCGTTTAGATGTGGTTGGCGAAAAGCTGAGTAAAGCGATCAAATAACCGCTTGCTGCTTTAAAGCCTAACTTAGTTACAGCTATAAACTGCAGATACAAAAAAGAGAGCCTAGGCTCTCTTTTTTTATTCAATCAATACAAGCAAGTGTATTCCTGCCAATCTTGTTCAGAAAGATTATCGCTCTTCTTCTGGAAGCTTAACATTCAGCTCTAGCACTGAGATGTCGTCATCTTTGTGTTCAAAAGTCAGATCAACCATTGATGGATCAACCTCAACGTATTTGGCTATACACTTCAAGATGTCTTCTTTTAGTTGCGGCAGGTAAGACGGCGCTGGGTCGTCATGGCTGCGTCGTTCGGCAACAATGATCTGCAAACGTTCTTTGGCTAGATTTGCAGTGGTCTTTTTCTGTGGTCTAAAAAACTCTAATAATGACATTGTGCATTAGCCCCCGAACAGTCGTTTGAAGATGCCTTTCTTCTGTTCCGTTAAGAAGCGGAAGTCAACTTGGCTACCCAGTAGTCGCTCTACAGTATCATTGTAAGCCATACCTGCGTCGGTTGCTTCGTCAAAGATAACGGGAACACCCTTGTTCGATGCATTCAGTACCGCTTGGCTCTCTGGAATCACGCCCAGTAGAGAGATGTGTAGGATCTCTTCAACGTCTTCAACACTTAGCATCTCACCTTGAGTTACGCGTGCTGGGTTGTAGCGAGTCAATAGAAGGTGTGTTTTCACTGGCTCTAAGCCGTCTTCTGAACGACGAGATTTAGAGTCAAGAATACCTAGAATACGGTCTGAGTCGCGTACAGAAGAGACTTCAGGGTTAGTCGTTACAATCGCTTCATCAGCAAAGTACAACGCCATTAGAGCGCCTTGTTCGATACCCGCAGGAGAATCACAGATGATGAAATCAAAGCCCATTTCATCTAGCTCATCAAATACGCGACGAACACCGTCTTTGGTTAGTGCATCTTTATCACGAGTTTGAGAAGCAGGAAGAATGAACAGGTTCTCTGTGCGCTTGTCTTTGATCATCGCTTGGTTCAGCGTGGCTTCACCATTGATAACGTTAACGAAGTCGTACACAACACGACGCTCACAACCCATGATTAAATCTAGGTTACGCAGACCGATATCAAAGTCGATAACTGCGGTTTTCTTCCCTTTTAAAGCCAGACCTGAGGCAATAGCTGCACTAGAGGTCGTTTTGCCTACCCCGCCTTTACCTGACGTTACAACGATAATGCGTGCCATTCTGTTTTCCTTTTATTTCTCTTATATTGCGAGGACATCAACGTGTAATACATCGTTTGCCATACTGAACATGGTTTTCTTCTGCCAGTACTCGCTTTCAATTTGATCGCTGAGCCAGTAATTTCCAGCAATGGAAACCAGCTCGGCTTGTAAGTCATTACAAATTATTTTTGCTTCAGTTTGACCACTTGCACCCGCAATCGCACGGCCGCGTAAAGTGCCATGAATATGGATGCTGCCATCGGCAATCACTTCCGCGCCTGCACTCACATGGCTGAGTATCAATAGATCGCCATCTTTCGCGTAAACCTGCTGACCAGAACGAATAGGGGTTCTAATCACTTTGATTGGTGCCATCTTCGCTGGAGCTTGAGATGGTGACTTGCTTGCCGTCATCACCGCAAAACCGGCTTCTTTGGCGAGATTTTGCATTCGCTTATCAGAACAGCCAGCCACACCAACCGGGATCATGCCCGCTTGAGATATACCATTTTTAAGTTGCACAAAATCGATATCGCCCGCGACTTTGCTGATGTTGATAACAACAGGTGCGGCAGCAAAAAACGTAGGTGCTTGGTCTACTTTCTCTTGAAGAAAAGAGACTGCATTTTCGACTTGATCATCGGATAAGTGCAAAACAGATAGCGTAAAGCTGCTACCTTTTAGATCTGGGTTACTAGACATCGAAAAACTACAGGACCTCAATAGCGAATTGGTACAATTTCTTTATCAATAAAATAAAGGGCATTGCCTGAAACTAGGTTTATCATGTTATATTCCCAAACCAAGCACAGCAAGTAATCTTGTTGTCAAATGGACGTTTTGTTCCCAATATTTCCCTAACATAAACTATTGATCTCGCAAGTGAGAGTTTTGTAGTCATAATCAATTAAAAAGGTTTGTCATGCTGTGTTCTATATATAAAAGCTCAAAGAAAGAAGGAACATACCTTTATATCCCTAAGAAGGATGATTTTTCACAAGTTCCTGACGCATTGATGCAAATGTTTGGTAAACCTAGTTTTGTAATGGTAATTAAAATGGACGGCCGTAAACTGGCTCAAGTGAACATCGAAAAAGTGAAAGAATCACTGAATACCGATGGTTTCTTTTTGCAAGTTCCGCCACCACCAGTTAACGAACTTGAGCTTCATAAAGAGCGTAAAGCTCAACAGAAATCTCAAGACGAAGAGTGATAGCCACCTCAATTCAAGGAGGAGTGATTGTTGAGTAAATTTTCGAATACCATATTGGCTGTGTCGGCATTACTATTGGGTAATAGCTTGACCATTAGCTCAGTACACGCTGAAGAATTGAGCTTCGAACAATATGTAGAAAAACTAAAGCAACAAGGCCGTGAAGAAGGCATCTCTGAAACGATCATTGATCAAGCCTTTGATGGTGTAACGTTTAAGCCAAGAGCGGTGAAAGCCGACAAGAATCAACCTGAGAAAAAACTGACTCTGGATGAATACATTCCACGAGCAGTGCCTGATTGGAAAGTGAAGCAAGCCAGATCACTTTATAAGAAGCATTACACAGCGCTAAAGCGTATTGGTGATGAATATGGTGTTCAACCAAGATTCATTGTCGCGCTATGGGGTGTTGAGAGTAACTTTGGTAAGTTCACTGGTAACTACAGTGTTATCGATGCGCTAACGACCATGGCTTACGAAGGACGCAGAGAAGCGTTTTTCCGCAGCGAAGCGATGGCGGCGTTGAAGATTCTTGATCAAGGCCATATTGCACCAAAAGAGATGAAAGGCTCTTGGGCGGGCGCAATGGGTCAGCCTCAATTTATGCCAAGCTCATTCTTAGCATATGCGGCTGATGGTAATGGCGACGGTAAGAAAGACATTTGGGGCACTGAAGAAGACGTATTTGCTTCAGCGGCAAATTATCTCAGCCAATCAGGATGGGATGACAAATATACTTGGGGTCGTCAGGTTCATGTTCCGTCATCTGTGTCGATCGATTTACAAGGTCGAACTGAAGACAAAGCGAAATACTTAAAAGAGTGGTCTGAACTCGGTATTAAGCGCTATGACGACCGCCCACTGCCAACGCTCGATGAAGACATTAAAGCTTGGTTGATAATGCCAGATGACGAAGCGGGTCGTTCGTACCTCATTTACAACAACTACAATGTGTTAATGAAGTGGAACCGTTCTTACTACTTTGCTTTGGCAGTAAGCCATCTAGCCGACAGAATTAAGTTTGATTAATAGACCCATTTGATTAATAGACTGAATTTGGTTAATAGCCCTAGGCCGCTTTGAATAGCATTTGGCCTACCATAGGCAGAACGAACTAAAGGACTCTTCGGAGTCCTTTTTGATTTTATATTTCAGAGATTTAATAAGGTGATCTTGTGCTAACAGATAGAGCTGCACAGATGGTGATATTCCATGCGCTGATCAAGCACGAAGGCTTTACCAGTGCTGCAAAAAGCTTGAACGTTTCGGTGTCTCATATCAGTAAGCAAGTCGCTTTGCTTGAAGACTCAATCGGCATCAAGTTGGTGCAAAGGACAACACGAAGCCTCACGCTG
This window contains:
- a CDS encoding alpha/beta fold hydrolase, translating into MIEKSYSLASGTLATQQIGNPQTTAATVVFIHGWLDNSSSFNQVMQQVAKFAPNAHLVAIDLFGHGFSSHKSGSYYPFHDYIDDLHQLVTKLSPNRLVLVGHSLGALIASCYSAAFPEKVSGLIQIEGHGPLSEAPHETVSRLRDGVLSRLRQRRKPSRPLASLEDAIKLRAHANQINAELIAPIVERGIVEFENSWQWRCDPNLKCDSLYRMSQAHAEAIMVAIECPQLIILGNDGFRHLQHNRYKSVHSPLHIETVPGGHHCHLESPELVSELILGVVNKI
- a CDS encoding YcgL domain-containing protein encodes the protein MLCSIYKSSKKEGTYLYIPKKDDFSQVPDALMQMFGKPSFVMVIKMDGRKLAQVNIEKVKESLNTDGFFLQVPPPPVNELELHKERKAQQKSQDEE
- the rnd gene encoding ribonuclease D, which produces MDYQIITQLKDLERVCQQAREADVVMLDTEFVRTRTYYPQLGLIQLFDGETLSLIDPIALGEMTPFVGLLKDASVLKVLHACGEDLEVFQNAFGCTPTPMVDTQIMAAFLGHGLSTGFAALVSEFVGVDLDKSESRTDWLARPLSQKQLDYAAADVHYLMPMYNKLLEKVMEAGWWEAAQQESDLQVAKRIRKVNPDTAYLDIKGAWQLKPKQLAILRPLATWRLKEAIKRDLALNFVFKEQDLWAVARFAMKDPKHMEQEGFDYRSVRRHGAKISSIVKLAEHTPEEEYPAPVERLMDFPGYKQLFKVLKDEVKTASQHSGLATEFLASKKQLNQVLSWVWKHDRNPEKLPDVMQGWRLDVVGEKLSKAIK
- the fadD gene encoding long-chain-fatty-acid--CoA ligase FadD — its product is MDKPWLSRYPSDVPETINPDQYPSLVEMFEQSVQKYADQPAFENMGSIMTFRKLEERSRAFAAYLQNDLKLKKGDRVALMMPNLLQYPIALFGVLRAGMIAVNVNPLYTPRELEHQLNDSGAKAIVIVSNFASTLEKVVDNTPVKHVVLTSLGQMLPRAKGTIVDFVVKYVKGMVPKYDLPGAISFRKALHKGRRLQYVKPFMAGDDIAFLQYTGGTTGVAKGAILTHRNMIANVLQAKGAYGPVLQEGRELVVTALPLYHVFALTVNCLLFVEMGGRNLLITNPRDIPGFIKELQKVPFTAITGVNTLFNALVNNEDFHELDFSNLRLSVGGGMAVQRAVAEQWKKATGIHLLEGYGLTECSPLVTGNPYDLKDYTGAIGLPVPSTEVRIIDDEGKVIANDQVGELQVRGPQVMQGYWQRPEATKDVIDQDGWLSTGDIVKFDDEGLLYIVDRKKDMILVSGFNVYPNEIEDVVALHGKVLEVAAIGQPHEVSGELVKIYVVKRDPSLTKEDIIAHCREHLTGYKIPKLVEFRDDLPKTNVGKILRRVLREENDAELAKRASE
- a CDS encoding Slp family lipoprotein; translation: MSNYLSKLRLIAFSIGVLILAGCSSLPSELEAKSEPVISNYQQWVDQLPDAKSVRLGGVISKVTNLKDRTRIEVANMPISSSGKPDLDAEPSGRFVGYIEGYVEPLSFAEGRLITLVGQSSGSEDGKIGEYPYTFPVMKVDNQRLWNITERVVVNDFAPTYYSCRSLHCRSFQTMPRQGRVIQDVE
- the minE gene encoding cell division topological specificity factor MinE encodes the protein MSLLEFFRPQKKTTANLAKERLQIIVAERRSHDDPAPSYLPQLKEDILKCIAKYVEVDPSMVDLTFEHKDDDISVLELNVKLPEEER
- a CDS encoding lytic murein transglycosylase, with protein sequence MSKFSNTILAVSALLLGNSLTISSVHAEELSFEQYVEKLKQQGREEGISETIIDQAFDGVTFKPRAVKADKNQPEKKLTLDEYIPRAVPDWKVKQARSLYKKHYTALKRIGDEYGVQPRFIVALWGVESNFGKFTGNYSVIDALTTMAYEGRREAFFRSEAMAALKILDQGHIAPKEMKGSWAGAMGQPQFMPSSFLAYAADGNGDGKKDIWGTEEDVFASAANYLSQSGWDDKYTWGRQVHVPSSVSIDLQGRTEDKAKYLKEWSELGIKRYDDRPLPTLDEDIKAWLIMPDDEAGRSYLIYNNYNVLMKWNRSYYFALAVSHLADRIKFD
- the minD gene encoding septum site-determining protein MinD; translated protein: MARIIVVTSGKGGVGKTTSSAAIASGLALKGKKTAVIDFDIGLRNLDLIMGCERRVVYDFVNVINGEATLNQAMIKDKRTENLFILPASQTRDKDALTKDGVRRVFDELDEMGFDFIICDSPAGIEQGALMALYFADEAIVTTNPEVSSVRDSDRILGILDSKSRRSEDGLEPVKTHLLLTRYNPARVTQGEMLSVEDVEEILHISLLGVIPESQAVLNASNKGVPVIFDEATDAGMAYNDTVERLLGSQVDFRFLTEQKKGIFKRLFGG
- the minC gene encoding septum site-determining protein MinC; this encodes MSSNPDLKGSSFTLSVLHLSDDQVENAVSFLQEKVDQAPTFFAAAPVVINISKVAGDIDFVQLKNGISQAGMIPVGVAGCSDKRMQNLAKEAGFAVMTASKSPSQAPAKMAPIKVIRTPIRSGQQVYAKDGDLLILSHVSAGAEVIADGSIHIHGTLRGRAIAGASGQTEAKIICNDLQAELVSIAGNYWLSDQIESEYWQKKTMFSMANDVLHVDVLAI